In Vibrio diazotrophicus, the following proteins share a genomic window:
- a CDS encoding cytochrome c-type biogenesis protein has product MRVKLFALIAAALLSFSVIAAIDVYDFDTPEQEAQFHELSNTLRCPKCQNNSIADSNAALAQDLRQKVYEMTKQGKSRSEIVDYMIARYGNFVTYNPPLTLSTAILWVAPLSVLVVGFVVIVLRTKRRKASAEAGEWDENKEQRLKALLEEDKDGDKQ; this is encoded by the coding sequence ATGAGAGTTAAGTTATTCGCTTTAATCGCTGCAGCTCTGTTGTCTTTTTCGGTCATTGCTGCGATTGATGTTTACGATTTCGATACACCAGAGCAGGAAGCACAGTTTCATGAATTGAGTAACACTCTGCGGTGCCCTAAGTGCCAGAACAACTCTATTGCTGATTCTAACGCTGCGTTAGCTCAGGACTTGCGTCAAAAAGTCTATGAGATGACCAAGCAGGGTAAATCCAGAAGTGAGATCGTCGATTACATGATTGCCCGTTATGGCAACTTCGTGACTTACAATCCACCGTTAACGCTATCAACCGCTATTTTGTGGGTGGCTCCGCTGTCTGTATTAGTGGTTGGTTTTGTTGTTATTGTTTTGCGTACCAAGCGCCGTAAAGCCAGTGCTGAAGCCGGAGAGTGGGACGAAAACAAAGAGCAACGTTTAAAAGCCTTATTGGAAGAAGATAAAGACGGAGATAAGCAGTAA
- the ccmB gene encoding heme exporter protein CcmB, translated as MFSTMAMIIQRELLIAFRRQADIFNPLWFFIIVITLFPLSIGPEPGLLSRIAPGIVWVAALLSALLSLERLFRDDFQDGALEQMMIMPVPLSVVALSKVIAHWLLTGVPLILISPLLAILLSLNFDTWLGVVATLLLGTPTLSFIGAIGVALTVGLQKGGVLLSLVVLPLYIPILIFATSAIDAASLGMAYNGQLAILAAMLVGAMTLTPFAISAALRVSVN; from the coding sequence ATGTTTTCAACTATGGCGATGATCATTCAGCGTGAACTCCTAATCGCATTCCGACGCCAAGCCGATATTTTTAACCCGCTGTGGTTTTTTATCATCGTTATTACATTGTTCCCGCTCAGCATTGGTCCAGAGCCGGGGCTGCTCTCTCGGATTGCTCCGGGCATTGTTTGGGTTGCCGCACTCCTGTCTGCTTTGCTCTCTTTAGAGCGTTTGTTCCGTGATGATTTTCAAGACGGGGCCCTTGAGCAGATGATGATTATGCCAGTACCTCTTTCTGTGGTTGCTTTGTCAAAAGTGATCGCTCATTGGTTACTTACTGGCGTGCCTCTGATATTAATAAGCCCATTATTAGCTATTCTGTTGTCGCTGAATTTTGACACTTGGCTTGGTGTGGTCGCGACCCTGTTGCTTGGTACACCAACACTCAGTTTTATTGGCGCTATCGGCGTAGCATTAACGGTTGGTCTGCAAAAAGGCGGCGTACTGCTCAGCCTTGTAGTCTTGCCTTTGTATATACCCATTTTAATTTTCGCCACATCAGCGATAGATGCTGCTTCTTTGGGAATGGCCTACAACGGCCAGTTGGCCATCTTAGCGGCAATGCTGGTTGGAGCGATGACGTTAACACCGTTTGCGATCAGTGCTGCGTTACGAGTAAGTGTTAACTAA
- the ccmE gene encoding cytochrome c maturation protein CcmE codes for MNPRRKKRLGIVLAILIGLGTTTGLILYALSQNMDLFYTPTELVNGKDGKKPEVGQRLRIGGMVTVGSVKRDPNSLKVSFLLHDVGPSVTVVYEGILPDLFREGQGIVAQGVLVDATTVEAFEVLAKHDEEYMPPEIAEAMEKNHAPLTYTPEQKQGSDQ; via the coding sequence GTGAACCCAAGACGTAAAAAGAGGCTCGGTATTGTCCTCGCTATTCTCATTGGTTTAGGCACGACAACAGGTTTGATTCTCTATGCATTAAGCCAAAATATGGACCTGTTCTATACGCCGACAGAATTAGTTAACGGTAAAGATGGCAAAAAGCCAGAGGTTGGTCAGCGTTTACGTATTGGCGGTATGGTCACTGTGGGGTCCGTTAAACGCGATCCTAACTCTCTCAAAGTCAGCTTTTTATTACATGATGTTGGTCCATCGGTCACTGTGGTTTACGAAGGCATTCTTCCCGATCTCTTCCGTGAAGGGCAGGGCATTGTTGCTCAAGGTGTATTAGTGGATGCGACGACAGTTGAAGCTTTTGAAGTACTGGCTAAGCATGATGAAGAATACATGCCTCCTGAAATTGCAGAAGCGATGGAAAAGAACCATGCTCCGCTGACTTACACACCGGAACAAAAACAAGGAAGTGATCAATGA
- a CDS encoding DUF2802 domain-containing protein: protein MNELMSYASPFLAGGAVLIILLIGLVWVSLRRALIRQGDYFRQQLRNADKEQQKVSKQLLEVRSVVVGLGKTVNDQQDMIKHLNDRLKELENADTDARLYSRASKMVKLGADLDELIEECELPKAEAELMMSLQKKLQGKEAIPPLTSHPEGKARAVPNRPPVRKQSR, encoded by the coding sequence ATGAATGAGTTGATGTCTTATGCATCTCCGTTTTTAGCGGGTGGTGCTGTACTGATAATCTTACTGATTGGTTTGGTGTGGGTTAGCCTACGCCGAGCCTTGATTCGTCAGGGGGACTATTTCAGGCAGCAACTTCGAAATGCTGATAAAGAACAGCAGAAAGTTAGCAAACAATTGCTAGAAGTTCGCTCAGTTGTTGTTGGCCTTGGAAAAACAGTCAACGATCAGCAAGATATGATCAAGCACCTAAACGACAGATTGAAAGAGCTGGAAAACGCTGATACTGACGCACGTCTGTACAGTCGGGCGAGCAAAATGGTCAAACTCGGCGCAGATCTCGACGAACTGATCGAAGAGTGTGAATTGCCGAAAGCTGAAGCTGAACTGATGATGTCTTTGCAGAAAAAACTGCAAGGGAAAGAGGCGATTCCGCCATTGACGAGTCATCCAGAAGGCAAAGCACGCGCAGTACCCAATCGGCCTCCAGTACGAAAACAATCTCGTTAG
- the ccmD gene encoding heme exporter protein CcmD has translation MHFETWSDFFAMGGYASYVWGGFGITYLSMAVLWFLSINRSKALMKEVRNKIKRQERIEAAKHMENTL, from the coding sequence ATGCATTTTGAAACTTGGTCAGATTTTTTCGCGATGGGCGGCTACGCCAGCTACGTTTGGGGTGGTTTCGGCATTACCTATTTATCGATGGCCGTTTTATGGTTTTTGAGTATTAATCGTAGTAAGGCGCTCATGAAAGAAGTCAGAAATAAAATTAAGCGTCAAGAGCGTATCGAAGCGGCTAAACATATGGAGAACACACTGTGA
- the ccmI gene encoding c-type cytochrome biogenesis protein CcmI — translation MTLFWVLTLILVAIACVFVAIPMLKPKANNDAALRDDLNKAFYKDRLAELAVETDEGLVEDQQELVADLKQSLLDDIPNDQNKTEERTLSTSMVLVPSLILVVALSYGLYAVFGNYQKVQHWQDISQSLPELSKKLMNPQGVELTDKEMEDLTLALRTRLHYEPQDSTGWLLLGRIGLANRDMETAIGAMKKAYAIEPQDGDIKLGYAQALMLSNDQVDQQSARTLLNKMLKADYVDLRVYSLLAFDAFERQDYPTAIEHWQSMQQMIGPDDGRYEMLSRSIASAKAKMEPAVLDEHAVSVSISLGSEVVLPNQGVVIVSVHSADGAPMPIAAARYPLGNFPFTVIMDDSNSMMQGRRLSDLQQLIVRVRIDSDGNVATRDGDWFGESQVVELGSEVKVEINKQF, via the coding sequence ATGACTTTATTTTGGGTGTTAACGCTAATTCTTGTCGCGATTGCGTGTGTCTTTGTCGCTATTCCAATGCTTAAACCAAAAGCGAATAATGATGCAGCGTTGCGCGATGATCTCAATAAAGCTTTTTATAAAGATCGACTTGCCGAATTAGCTGTTGAAACGGATGAAGGCTTAGTTGAAGACCAACAAGAGCTGGTCGCGGATCTTAAACAATCGCTGTTGGACGATATTCCAAATGACCAGAACAAGACCGAAGAACGGACTCTATCAACGTCTATGGTACTTGTTCCTTCGCTTATTCTTGTGGTGGCGTTGAGTTACGGTTTGTACGCCGTTTTTGGTAATTACCAGAAAGTGCAGCATTGGCAAGATATTAGCCAGAGCCTTCCAGAGCTATCGAAAAAACTGATGAACCCTCAAGGGGTTGAGCTGACCGATAAAGAGATGGAAGACTTAACCTTAGCTTTAAGAACTCGACTTCATTACGAACCGCAAGATTCGACAGGTTGGTTACTACTGGGGCGCATCGGATTGGCGAATCGTGATATGGAAACCGCGATTGGTGCGATGAAAAAAGCCTATGCAATCGAACCACAAGATGGCGATATTAAGTTAGGTTATGCGCAAGCTTTGATGCTCTCGAATGATCAGGTTGATCAGCAAAGTGCCCGCACACTGCTGAATAAAATGTTGAAAGCTGACTACGTCGATTTACGTGTCTATTCGTTGCTGGCATTTGATGCGTTTGAGCGTCAGGATTATCCAACTGCGATTGAACACTGGCAGTCTATGCAACAAATGATTGGTCCGGATGATGGTCGCTACGAGATGTTGTCTCGCAGCATCGCCAGTGCGAAAGCTAAAATGGAACCTGCGGTGCTGGATGAGCATGCGGTGTCAGTTTCAATTTCATTAGGCAGTGAAGTCGTACTTCCGAATCAAGGTGTTGTGATTGTCTCTGTGCATTCAGCAGATGGTGCGCCAATGCCGATTGCCGCAGCGAGATATCCGCTCGGTAACTTCCCATTCACGGTTATAATGGATGACTCGAACAGCATGATGCAGGGACGTAGGTTGTCTGATTTACAGCAACTAATCGTTCGCGTTCGAATCGATTCTGACGGTAATGTGGCTACGCGAGACGGAGATTGGTTTGGCGAAAGCCAAGTCGTTGAGCTGGGAAGCGAGGTAAAGGTTGAAATCAATAAGCAGTTTTAA
- a CDS encoding heme lyase CcmF/NrfE family subunit, protein MIAEIGHFALIISLGLAVLLSLLPLVGASRNNALLMNSARPLAWGMFSFLLLSFGILLWAFYTNDFTVKYVASNSNSLLPWYYRLTAVWGAHEGSLLLWVLIQAAWTVAVASFSRGMPQESVARVLAVMGMISVGFLLFIIVTSNPFLRTLPYFPIDGRDLNPLLQDPGLIIHPPMLYMGYVGFSVAFSFAIASLMTGRLDTAWARWSRPWTTAAWLFLTLGIVLGSWWAYYELGWGGWWFWDPVENASFMPWLAGTALIHSLAVTEKRGTFKAWTVLLAISAFSLSLLGTFLVRSGILVSVHAFASDPARGMFILAFLVFVIGGSLLLFAVKGASVRARGNYELVSRENALLANNVLLITALVVVLIGTLLPLVHKQLGLGSVSIGAPFFNSLFSWLMVPFALLLGIGPLVRWKRDNLSVLAKPMAISAVGSLALAAACVFATAESFTGLAFMGWVMAWWIILLHGYEIHQRATHRHSFMVGVKQVHRSHWSMVLGHIGLAISIIGIAMVQNYSIERDVRLAPGEHFQLNEYDFYFKGLLDRDGPNYDGYVAQFEVTKNGQYVNTLNAEKRFYNTAKSMMTEAAIDRGITRDLYIAMGERLDNSDAWAVRLYYKPFVRWIWAGGLLMAIGGILAISDKRYRFRKTAVKEA, encoded by the coding sequence ATGATTGCAGAAATAGGTCACTTTGCCCTGATTATTTCGTTGGGCTTAGCCGTCTTGCTAAGCCTATTGCCTCTGGTTGGTGCTTCAAGAAATAACGCATTATTAATGAACTCAGCCCGTCCTCTGGCATGGGGGATGTTCTCATTTTTGTTATTGTCATTCGGCATTTTGCTTTGGGCATTCTATACCAATGATTTCACGGTTAAATATGTCGCAAGTAACTCTAATAGCTTGCTCCCATGGTATTACCGTTTAACGGCGGTTTGGGGAGCGCACGAAGGTTCGCTTCTGTTATGGGTGTTAATTCAAGCCGCTTGGACTGTTGCGGTTGCAAGTTTTAGCCGTGGTATGCCGCAAGAATCTGTGGCGCGTGTACTTGCTGTTATGGGGATGATCTCGGTAGGTTTCCTACTGTTTATCATTGTTACCTCTAACCCGTTCTTACGCACATTGCCTTATTTCCCTATCGACGGTCGTGATTTGAACCCATTGCTGCAAGACCCGGGGCTAATCATTCACCCACCGATGTTATACATGGGGTATGTGGGCTTTTCTGTTGCCTTCTCTTTTGCGATTGCATCACTGATGACAGGACGTCTTGATACCGCTTGGGCTCGTTGGTCTCGACCTTGGACAACAGCGGCGTGGTTATTTTTGACGCTGGGTATCGTTCTTGGCTCATGGTGGGCATATTACGAACTTGGCTGGGGCGGCTGGTGGTTCTGGGATCCAGTAGAAAACGCTTCATTTATGCCTTGGCTAGCGGGTACCGCATTAATTCACTCGCTTGCTGTTACGGAAAAACGTGGCACGTTTAAGGCTTGGACGGTTCTGCTTGCGATTTCTGCATTCTCACTAAGTCTACTGGGTACATTCCTTGTGCGTTCGGGCATTCTGGTTTCTGTGCATGCATTCGCCTCTGATCCTGCTCGCGGTATGTTCATTTTAGCTTTCTTAGTATTTGTTATCGGCGGATCTTTACTGCTGTTCGCAGTAAAAGGTGCATCGGTACGAGCGCGAGGAAATTATGAGTTGGTATCGCGTGAAAACGCGCTTTTAGCAAATAACGTACTACTGATTACCGCTTTGGTTGTGGTTCTGATTGGTACTCTGTTACCGCTGGTTCACAAGCAGTTAGGTCTTGGCTCTGTTTCGATTGGTGCGCCATTCTTTAATAGTTTGTTCAGCTGGTTGATGGTGCCATTCGCTTTATTACTCGGTATTGGTCCACTGGTTCGCTGGAAGCGAGATAACCTCTCTGTTTTAGCTAAACCTATGGCTATTTCAGCTGTTGGGTCTTTGGCTCTGGCGGCTGCTTGTGTATTCGCAACGGCAGAGTCATTTACAGGTTTGGCTTTCATGGGCTGGGTAATGGCGTGGTGGATTATCTTATTGCATGGCTATGAGATTCACCAACGAGCCACTCACCGTCATAGCTTTATGGTTGGTGTGAAACAGGTCCATCGTAGCCATTGGTCAATGGTACTTGGTCACATTGGTTTAGCAATTTCGATTATTGGTATTGCTATGGTGCAAAATTACAGCATCGAGCGTGATGTGCGTTTGGCACCGGGTGAGCACTTCCAACTGAACGAATACGATTTCTATTTCAAAGGCTTACTAGACCGTGATGGCCCTAACTATGATGGCTATGTCGCTCAGTTCGAAGTCACAAAGAATGGTCAGTACGTCAATACATTGAATGCTGAAAAGCGTTTCTACAATACGGCTAAGTCTATGATGACTGAAGCTGCGATTGACCGTGGAATCACTCGCGACCTTTATATCGCAATGGGCGAGCGTCTTGATAACAGCGATGCATGGGCAGTACGCCTGTATTACAAGCCGTTTGTACGTTGGATTTGGGCTGGCGGTTTATTGATGGCTATCGGCGGCATTCTCGCAATCAGTGATAAACGTTACCGTTTCAGAAAAACAGCAGTGAAGGAGGCTTAA
- the ccmA gene encoding cytochrome c biogenesis heme-transporting ATPase CcmA has translation MLDVNNLTAIRDEKVLFEHLSFNIDAGELVQIEGRNGTGKTTLLRIITGLADRDEGEIYWNKVNIEEDRDSYHTDLLFLGHQTGIKRELTAYENLHFYQSVHSAKNNKEDIYQALVQVGLVGREDVPVAKLSAGQQRRVALARLWLSEQKLWILDEPLTAIDKQGVKVLEALFLKHAENGGIVILTTHQDMFADHDKLRKIKLGDA, from the coding sequence ATGCTGGACGTTAACAATCTCACTGCAATTCGCGATGAAAAGGTGCTATTCGAGCATTTATCATTCAATATCGACGCGGGCGAACTCGTCCAGATTGAAGGCCGAAATGGCACAGGTAAAACGACTTTGTTGCGTATTATCACAGGCCTTGCTGACCGCGACGAAGGTGAGATTTACTGGAACAAAGTTAATATCGAAGAAGACAGAGACAGCTATCATACGGATTTACTGTTTTTGGGACATCAAACCGGTATTAAGCGTGAGTTAACCGCTTATGAGAATTTGCATTTTTACCAATCTGTTCACTCAGCAAAAAATAACAAAGAAGATATCTATCAAGCATTAGTGCAGGTTGGACTTGTAGGGCGTGAAGACGTACCAGTGGCTAAGTTGTCCGCTGGACAACAGCGACGCGTAGCTTTAGCAAGATTGTGGCTGAGCGAACAGAAGCTGTGGATTCTGGATGAACCCTTGACCGCTATCGACAAACAAGGTGTGAAAGTATTGGAAGCTCTGTTTTTAAAACATGCGGAAAATGGTGGCATTGTTATTTTAACCACACACCAAGATATGTTCGCTGACCATGACAAGTTACGCAAAATCAAGCTAGGAGACGCCTAA
- a CDS encoding DsbE family thiol:disulfide interchange protein gives MNKKILFIPLVVFLGLVAVFTTQLVRNAGGDDPTKLESVLVGKEVPEFRLEDLAEPGKLYDQAIFRGEPLLLNVWATWCPTCYAEHQYLNELSKQDVKIIGLNYKDQRDKAVQWLNELGNPYLISLFDGNGMLGLDLGVYGAPETFLIDANGVIRYRHVGDVNPTNWKQTLAPIYEQLLLEAKK, from the coding sequence ATGAACAAGAAGATATTATTTATCCCTCTGGTTGTTTTTCTTGGTTTGGTCGCGGTTTTTACCACGCAGCTGGTCAGAAATGCTGGTGGTGACGACCCAACCAAGTTGGAATCGGTTCTTGTGGGTAAAGAAGTGCCTGAATTTCGCTTAGAAGACTTAGCGGAACCCGGCAAGCTTTATGATCAGGCGATATTTCGTGGCGAGCCACTGTTGCTCAACGTCTGGGCGACTTGGTGCCCAACTTGTTATGCCGAGCATCAGTACTTAAATGAGCTTTCAAAGCAAGATGTGAAAATCATTGGTTTGAACTACAAAGACCAACGTGATAAAGCCGTTCAATGGTTGAACGAATTAGGTAACCCATACCTTATCAGCCTGTTCGATGGCAACGGTATGCTGGGATTGGATCTTGGTGTTTACGGCGCGCCAGAGACGTTTCTGATTGATGCTAATGGTGTTATTCGTTATCGCCATGTCGGTGATGTTAATCCGACTAACTGGAAACAAACACTGGCTCCGATTTATGAGCAACTGCTGCTGGAGGCGAAGAAATGA
- a CDS encoding heme ABC transporter permease, with protein sequence MWKWLHPYAKPESAYQLCGKFFPWFTVLAFGCLTVGTVWGLAFAPSDYQQGDSFRLIYIHVPSAIWSMGAYMSMAIAAFIGIVWQVRLSNMAALAMAPIGAVYTFIALITGAVWGKPMWGAWWVWDARLTSELILLFLYLGVIALYHAFDDQKTAAKAAGILAIVGVINLPIIHFSVEWWNTLHQGATITKFEKPSISANMLWPLLLNIFGFAFFFAALTLARLKNEIISKESHRPWVIQLAQAEKGE encoded by the coding sequence ATGTGGAAATGGCTCCATCCCTACGCTAAGCCAGAATCTGCGTACCAGTTATGCGGGAAGTTTTTCCCGTGGTTCACTGTTTTAGCTTTTGGCTGTTTGACGGTTGGTACAGTTTGGGGGCTTGCATTTGCTCCGTCGGACTACCAGCAAGGTGATAGTTTCAGGCTTATCTATATTCATGTGCCTTCAGCCATTTGGTCTATGGGTGCTTACATGTCTATGGCAATTGCTGCGTTTATCGGCATCGTCTGGCAGGTAAGATTATCCAATATGGCCGCATTAGCCATGGCTCCTATCGGTGCGGTTTACACTTTTATCGCACTTATCACTGGTGCTGTTTGGGGAAAACCCATGTGGGGAGCTTGGTGGGTTTGGGATGCTCGCCTAACTTCAGAATTAATTCTGCTTTTCCTTTATCTTGGCGTTATTGCTCTCTACCACGCATTTGATGATCAAAAAACCGCTGCGAAAGCGGCAGGTATTTTGGCAATTGTCGGTGTGATTAACCTGCCAATCATTCACTTCTCTGTGGAATGGTGGAACACGTTACATCAAGGTGCAACGATCACTAAGTTTGAGAAGCCTTCTATCTCTGCCAATATGTTGTGGCCGTTGTTACTGAATATTTTTGGCTTTGCTTTTTTCTTTGCTGCGTTGACACTTGCACGATTAAAAAACGAAATTATCAGTAAAGAGAGTCACCGCCCGTGGGTTATCCAGCTAGCTCAAGCAGAGAAAGGAGAGTAA